From one Formosa sediminum genomic stretch:
- a CDS encoding pseudouridine synthase: MSRQQGSNKKGKASGRGANNTRSKSYARGNAPIKKQGPTTPVKSQSKPSTNAGEIRLNKYIANSGICSRRDADMHIATGLVSVNGKIVTEMGYKVKLEDEVRFDGGRVNPEKKAYVLLNKPKGFATTTSEGKGRTVMDLVANATSSKIKPIGRLGRNSLGLILFTNDEDVVKKFTNSKNGVPRLFHIELNKNLKHEDFIKIKEGFKIEGKLIAVEEISYIDKGSKKEIGLKVKNTGSTIIRSIFDYLKYDIEKIDCVSIGQLTKKDIPRGHWKHLTEQEVIGLKML; encoded by the coding sequence ATGAGTAGACAACAAGGCAGCAATAAAAAAGGAAAAGCTTCAGGACGTGGAGCAAACAATACACGTAGTAAAAGTTATGCAAGAGGAAATGCGCCTATAAAAAAACAGGGACCAACAACACCTGTAAAATCTCAGTCTAAGCCATCGACTAATGCTGGCGAGATCCGTTTAAATAAATACATCGCAAATTCGGGTATCTGTTCACGTCGTGATGCAGATATGCATATAGCCACTGGTTTGGTTTCTGTAAATGGTAAAATAGTTACCGAAATGGGTTACAAAGTGAAGCTTGAAGATGAAGTACGTTTTGATGGTGGTCGTGTAAATCCAGAGAAAAAAGCTTACGTATTATTAAATAAACCAAAAGGTTTCGCTACAACGACTAGCGAAGGTAAAGGGCGTACAGTTATGGATTTAGTAGCAAATGCTACCTCTTCTAAAATTAAACCTATTGGACGTTTAGGAAGAAATTCTTTAGGATTAATACTGTTTACAAATGACGAAGATGTTGTGAAGAAATTTACAAATTCTAAAAATGGTGTGCCTAGATTATTTCATATCGAATTAAATAAGAATTTAAAACACGAAGATTTTATTAAAATTAAAGAAGGTTTTAAAATTGAAGGTAAACTTATTGCTGTAGAAGAAATAAGTTACATTGATAAAGGTTCAAAAAAAGAAATTGGTTTAAAGGTTAAAAATACCGGTAGCACCATTATTCGTAGCATTTTCGATTACTTAAAATACGATATCGAAAAGATAGATTGTGTTAGTATTGGGCAGCTTACTAAAAAAGATATTCCTCGTGGCCACTGGAAACACTTAACAGAACAAGAAGTAATAGGTCTTAAAATGCTGTAA
- a CDS encoding arginine decarboxylase, whose translation MNTKYIDLINQSFYFPQDEFKLRNKTLEFHDINLMKLIEEYGAPLKFTYLPQISNNISRAKGWFAKAIEKNDYKGKYNYCYCTKSSHFKHVLNEALKNDIHIETSSAFDIDIVENLKKEGKISNDTFVISNGFKRAQYVTNIARLINGGHKNCVPIIDNYEEIDLLSEEIEGKYSIGIRIASEEEPKFEFYTSRLGIGYKNIVPFYNRQIKDNDRVELKMLHFFINTGIRDNAYYWNELLKCLKVYTSLKKVCPTLDSLNIGGGFPIKNSLAFEFDYEYMVDEILNQIKTICEEEEVDVPNIFTEFGSFTVGESGGAIYEVLYQKQQNDREKWNMINSSFITTLPDTWAINKRFVMLPINRWHESYERVLLGGLTCDSDDYYNSEQHMNAIYLPKYNKDKPLYIGFFNTGAYQETIGGFGGLQHCLIPTPKHILIDRDEDGNIVTKLFSEQQKSEDLLKILGYNE comes from the coding sequence ATGAATACTAAATACATTGATTTAATCAATCAATCCTTTTATTTTCCTCAAGACGAATTTAAATTACGTAATAAAACACTAGAATTTCACGATATCAATTTAATGAAATTGATTGAAGAGTATGGTGCACCTTTAAAATTCACCTATCTGCCACAAATATCAAATAATATTTCTCGTGCAAAAGGTTGGTTTGCAAAAGCTATAGAAAAAAACGATTATAAAGGAAAATATAATTACTGTTATTGCACTAAAAGTTCACATTTTAAGCATGTTTTAAACGAAGCTTTAAAAAATGATATTCATATTGAAACCTCATCGGCTTTTGATATTGATATTGTTGAAAATTTAAAAAAAGAAGGTAAAATTTCAAATGATACCTTTGTAATTAGTAATGGCTTTAAACGTGCACAATATGTAACCAACATTGCTAGACTAATTAATGGTGGGCATAAAAACTGTGTACCTATAATAGATAATTACGAGGAAATAGATTTATTGTCTGAAGAAATAGAAGGTAAATATAGTATTGGTATTAGAATTGCTTCTGAAGAAGAACCAAAATTTGAGTTTTATACCTCTCGTTTAGGGATAGGTTATAAGAATATAGTGCCATTTTATAACAGACAAATAAAAGATAATGATCGTGTAGAGCTTAAAATGCTTCACTTTTTTATAAATACAGGAATTCGTGATAATGCTTACTATTGGAACGAATTATTAAAATGTTTAAAGGTTTATACATCATTAAAAAAAGTATGCCCAACATTAGATAGTTTAAATATAGGAGGTGGTTTTCCAATTAAAAATTCATTGGCTTTTGAGTTTGATTACGAATATATGGTTGATGAAATTTTAAATCAGATTAAAACCATTTGTGAAGAAGAAGAGGTTGATGTACCTAATATTTTTACAGAATTTGGTAGCTTTACCGTAGGTGAAAGCGGAGGTGCTATTTATGAAGTTTTGTATCAAAAACAACAAAATGATCGTGAAAAATGGAATATGATAAATTCGTCTTTCATTACTACCCTGCCAGATACTTGGGCTATAAATAAGCGTTTTGTGATGTTACCAATAAACCGTTGGCACGAAAGCTATGAGCGTGTGTTATTAGGAGGATTAACTTGCGATAGCGACGATTATTACAATAGTGAGCAACATATGAATGCGATTTACTTGCCAAAGTATAATAAAGATAAACCTTTGTATATTGGTTTCTTTAATACAGGCGCATACCAAGAAACAATAGGAGGTTTTGGAGGGTTACAACACTGTTTAATCCCTACGCCAAAACATATTTTAATAGATAGAGACGAAGATGGCAACATCGTAACAAAATTATTTAGCGAACAACAAAAAAGTGAAGACTTACTTAAAATATTAGGTTACAATGAGTAA
- a CDS encoding mevalonate kinase family protein: MKGPLFYSKILLFGEYGIIKDSKGLSIPYNFYNGALKMTTTPTEKTLASNASLKAYASYLGTISSDLVVFDLEALHADIDAGMYFDSSIPQGYGVGSSGALVAALYDKYAQHKITVLENLTREKLFTLKTIFSEMESFFHGKSSGLDPLNSYLSLPILINSKDNIEATGIPSQKSDGKGAVFLIDSGIVGETAPMVHIFMENMKQEGFRNMIKNQFVKHTDACVDDFLKGDIKSLFKNTKQLSKVVLNHFKPMIPSQFHDLWKKGLESNDYYLKLCGSGGGGYILGFAEDFEKAKQALQGHKLEVVYNF, from the coding sequence GTGAAAGGACCTTTATTTTATTCTAAGATTTTACTTTTCGGAGAGTATGGTATCATAAAAGATAGCAAGGGATTATCTATTCCTTATAACTTTTATAACGGTGCATTAAAAATGACGACTACGCCTACTGAGAAAACACTAGCGTCTAATGCCAGTTTAAAGGCATATGCGTCGTATTTAGGTACTATAAGTTCTGATTTAGTAGTGTTCGATTTAGAGGCTTTACATGCCGATATCGATGCTGGAATGTATTTTGATTCTTCTATACCACAAGGTTATGGTGTAGGAAGTAGTGGTGCTTTAGTAGCTGCACTTTACGATAAGTATGCACAGCATAAAATTACCGTTCTTGAAAATTTAACACGTGAAAAACTATTTACGTTAAAAACTATTTTTTCTGAAATGGAATCGTTTTTTCACGGTAAATCTTCAGGATTAGATCCTTTAAATAGTTATTTAAGTCTTCCAATTTTAATTAATTCTAAAGATAATATAGAAGCCACAGGCATACCATCTCAAAAAAGTGATGGTAAAGGTGCCGTGTTTTTAATAGATAGTGGTATTGTTGGAGAAACAGCTCCGATGGTTCATATTTTTATGGAAAACATGAAGCAAGAAGGTTTTAGAAACATGATTAAAAATCAGTTTGTAAAACATACAGATGCTTGTGTAGATGATTTTTTAAAAGGCGATATAAAATCGTTGTTTAAAAATACTAAGCAATTATCAAAAGTGGTTTTAAATCATTTTAAACCTATGATTCCTTCGCAATTTCATGACTTATGGAAAAAAGGTTTAGAGTCTAATGATTATTATTTAAAACTTTGTGGCTCTGGCGGAGGCGGTTATATCCTTGGATTTGCAGAAGATTTTGAAAAAGCAAAACAAGCACTTCAAGGCCATAAACTTGAAGTCGTTTACAATTTCTAG
- the speB gene encoding agmatinase: MSNKTYAGIPEEFAKLETAKIVLIPVPYDGTSTWQKGADKGPEAFLNASENMETYDIETQTEVYQQGVYLADAVTENSSPEAMVVAVHKITKSYIKKNKFVTLFGGEHSISIGSIRAFNECFNNLTVLHIDAHADLRKTYQGSACNHACAVYEASQTTNLIQVGIRSMDVIETTVMDHEKTYFAHELATDEFWMDSAIDQMTENVFITFDLDALDPSIMPSTGTPEPGGLFWYETLDFLKKVFEEKNVVGFDIVELCPNKIDKSSDFLAAKLYYKMLSYKFMGENVEDDYDNTYESKAQKNNVTKFNDDEY; encoded by the coding sequence ATGAGTAATAAAACATATGCTGGTATTCCTGAAGAATTTGCAAAATTAGAAACTGCTAAGATTGTATTAATTCCAGTGCCTTATGATGGTACAAGTACCTGGCAAAAAGGTGCAGATAAAGGACCGGAAGCTTTTTTAAATGCTTCTGAAAATATGGAAACATATGATATTGAAACGCAAACAGAAGTTTACCAACAAGGTGTGTATCTGGCAGATGCTGTTACCGAAAATAGTTCGCCTGAAGCTATGGTAGTTGCGGTTCATAAAATCACTAAAAGCTATATAAAAAAGAATAAGTTTGTAACCCTTTTTGGCGGTGAGCATTCCATTTCAATAGGGAGTATAAGAGCTTTTAATGAATGTTTTAATAACTTAACCGTATTACATATTGATGCACATGCAGATTTACGTAAAACGTATCAAGGGTCTGCTTGTAATCATGCTTGCGCAGTTTATGAAGCCAGTCAGACAACCAATCTTATTCAAGTAGGAATACGTTCTATGGATGTTATAGAAACTACGGTAATGGATCATGAAAAAACGTATTTTGCACACGAGTTGGCAACAGACGAATTTTGGATGGATAGTGCTATAGACCAAATGACTGAAAATGTATTTATAACTTTTGATTTAGATGCGCTAGACCCGTCTATCATGCCAAGTACAGGAACCCCAGAACCTGGTGGTTTATTTTGGTATGAAACTCTAGACTTTTTAAAGAAAGTTTTTGAAGAAAAAAACGTAGTAGGGTTTGATATTGTAGAACTTTGTCCAAATAAAATAGATAAATCTTCAGATTTTCTTGCTGCAAAATTGTATTATAAAATGTTGAGTTATAAATTTATGGGTGAAAACGTAGAAGACGATTACGATAACACTTACGAAAGTAAAGCTCAAAAAAATAACGTTACTAAATTTAATGATGATGAGTACTAA
- a CDS encoding deoxyhypusine synthase family protein gives MSTKGAISNFIEKYYLHFNAAALVDAAKGYEDQLNKGAKMLVSLAGAMSTAELGKIFAEMIRQDKVQIISCTGANLEEDIMNLVAHSHYKRVPNYRDLTPQEEWDLLEKGLNRVTDTCIPEEEAFRRLQQHIYKIWKEADEKGERYLPHEYMYKMLLSGVLEEYYEIDLKDSWMYAAAEKNLPIICPGWEDSTMGNIFASYVLKGELKASTMKSGIEYMTFLADWYTANSENGIGFFQIGGGIAGDFPICVVPMLYQDMERTDTPFWSYFCQISDSTTSYGSYSGAVPNEKITWGKLDINTPKFIIESDATIVAPLIFAYLLDM, from the coding sequence ATGAGTACTAAAGGAGCCATTTCAAATTTTATAGAAAAATATTATCTTCACTTTAATGCAGCAGCTTTGGTTGATGCCGCTAAAGGTTATGAAGACCAATTAAATAAAGGTGCTAAAATGTTAGTGTCTCTTGCAGGAGCAATGAGTACGGCAGAATTAGGGAAGATTTTTGCAGAAATGATTCGCCAAGATAAAGTACAAATTATTTCTTGTACAGGAGCAAATCTAGAAGAAGACATCATGAATTTGGTGGCACATTCGCATTATAAACGTGTTCCTAATTACCGCGATTTAACACCTCAGGAAGAATGGGATTTGTTAGAAAAAGGGTTAAACCGTGTAACCGATACTTGTATTCCAGAAGAAGAAGCTTTTAGACGTTTACAACAGCATATTTATAAAATTTGGAAAGAAGCAGATGAAAAAGGTGAGCGTTATTTACCGCATGAATATATGTACAAAATGTTGTTGTCTGGTGTCTTAGAAGAGTATTACGAGATCGATTTGAAAGATTCTTGGATGTACGCTGCAGCCGAGAAAAATCTGCCAATTATCTGTCCAGGATGGGAAGATAGTACCATGGGTAACATTTTTGCAAGCTATGTGCTTAAAGGCGAATTAAAAGCAAGCACCATGAAATCAGGAATTGAATACATGACATTCTTAGCAGATTGGTACACAGCTAATTCAGAAAATGGAATTGGTTTTTTCCAAATAGGAGGAGGTATTGCAGGTGATTTTCCAATTTGTGTAGTACCTATGTTATACCAAGATATGGAGCGCACAGATACACCATTTTGGAGCTATTTCTGTCAGATTTCAGATTCTACAACCAGTTATGGTTCGTACTCTGGAGCGGTACCAAATGAAAAAATTACTTGGGGAAAACTAGATATAAATACCCCTAAATTTATAATAGAGAGTGATGCAACCATAGTTGCACCATTAATTTTCGCTTATTTGTTAGATATGTAA
- a CDS encoding diphosphomevalonate/mevalonate 3,5-bisphosphate decarboxylase family protein, translating to MTEQQFIPQAYANHVSSGTVSWESPSNIALIKYWGKKKDQIPENPSISFTLNACKTTTVLSYSKKETISDFDFEVYLDGERKPDFQPKIKTFFERVFVYLPFLKQYKFKIETSNTFPHSSGIASSASGMSALALCLMSLEQQLQPEMTTAFFNKKASFLSRLGSGSACRSIEGDIIVWGDNETVKGSSDLFGVKYPYAVHDNFKGYQDTILLVDKGEKQVSSTVGHNLMHGHPFAQQRFAQAHENLSDLKPILESGDLDSFIALIEREALTLHAMMMTSMPYFILMKPNTLEVINKIWAFRKATSLHVGFTLDAGANVHVLYPKTEAKSILEFIKTELAIHCQNGQFICDEIGFGAKQLQ from the coding sequence ATGACCGAACAACAATTTATTCCGCAGGCGTATGCTAATCATGTAAGCTCAGGAACTGTATCTTGGGAATCGCCAAGTAATATTGCACTTATAAAATATTGGGGTAAAAAAAAGGACCAAATTCCAGAAAATCCATCGATTAGTTTCACACTAAATGCTTGTAAAACGACTACTGTATTATCGTATTCTAAAAAGGAAACGATTTCAGATTTCGATTTTGAAGTGTATTTAGATGGAGAGCGTAAGCCTGATTTTCAACCAAAAATAAAAACGTTTTTCGAGCGTGTTTTTGTGTACTTACCATTTTTAAAACAATACAAGTTTAAAATAGAGACTTCAAATACCTTTCCTCACAGTTCAGGAATTGCGTCTTCTGCTTCAGGAATGAGTGCCTTAGCACTGTGTTTAATGAGTTTAGAGCAACAACTCCAACCAGAAATGACCACGGCGTTTTTTAACAAAAAAGCCTCCTTTTTATCACGATTAGGTTCGGGTTCTGCTTGTAGAAGTATTGAAGGCGATATTATAGTTTGGGGAGATAATGAAACGGTTAAAGGAAGTTCAGATTTATTTGGTGTGAAATATCCGTATGCTGTTCACGATAATTTTAAAGGTTATCAAGATACCATTTTGTTAGTGGATAAAGGCGAAAAGCAAGTTAGTAGTACCGTGGGGCATAATCTCATGCACGGGCACCCATTTGCACAACAGCGTTTTGCACAAGCGCATGAAAATTTATCTGATTTAAAACCGATTTTAGAATCGGGAGATTTAGATTCGTTTATTGCACTTATAGAGCGCGAAGCCTTAACGTTGCATGCGATGATGATGACAAGTATGCCGTATTTTATTTTAATGAAACCGAACACTTTAGAAGTAATTAATAAAATTTGGGCATTTAGAAAAGCAACCAGCTTACATGTTGGATTTACCCTAGACGCAGGAGCAAACGTACATGTGTTATATCCTAAAACGGAAGCAAAATCTATTTTAGAATTTATAAAAACAGAACTAGCTATACACTGCCAAAACGGACAATTTATTTGTGACGAGATTGGATTTGGTGCAAAACAACTTCAATAA
- a CDS encoding geranylgeranylglycerol-phosphate geranylgeranyltransferase: MFRRRHKHLLLKFFSMFSVVRGYNILMVVVAQYVTAVYILAHEKPVREVVFDLNLFMLVLASSATIAGGYIINNFYDSEKDLINRPQKSMLDRLISQNVKLSFYFVLNLLAVIMASYVSFKAVIFFALYIFAIWFYSHKLKKLPFVGNLTSAVLTITPFFAIFMYYQNFEHVIFVHATYLFLIISMRELTKDLENIPGDLVQNYKTIPVVYGERYSKIMLTVLAMLTFVPAYFLLTRYKIGEMYFFFYFTMFLLSVFLVLLWNSESTKHYLILHNILKFIIFSGVFSVLLIDVDLVLNRLF; the protein is encoded by the coding sequence ATGTTCAGAAGAAGACATAAACATCTTTTATTGAAGTTTTTCAGTATGTTTTCTGTTGTGCGAGGTTATAATATACTTATGGTTGTGGTAGCGCAATATGTTACGGCAGTGTATATTTTGGCACATGAAAAACCAGTTAGAGAAGTGGTTTTTGATCTTAATTTATTCATGCTAGTTTTAGCATCTTCTGCAACTATTGCTGGTGGTTACATAATTAATAATTTTTACGATTCGGAAAAGGATTTAATAAATAGGCCGCAAAAATCCATGCTGGATCGGCTAATAAGTCAGAATGTAAAACTCTCATTTTATTTTGTACTTAATTTACTTGCTGTTATAATGGCAAGTTATGTGTCCTTTAAAGCGGTTATATTTTTCGCACTATATATTTTTGCGATTTGGTTTTACTCACATAAATTAAAGAAGCTTCCATTTGTTGGGAATTTAACTTCTGCTGTACTTACAATTACACCGTTTTTCGCTATTTTTATGTATTATCAGAATTTTGAGCATGTAATATTTGTACATGCTACTTATCTGTTTTTGATTATATCTATGCGGGAGTTAACTAAAGATTTAGAAAATATCCCTGGCGATTTGGTTCAGAATTATAAGACAATTCCTGTGGTATATGGCGAGCGATATTCTAAAATAATGTTAACCGTATTGGCAATGTTAACGTTTGTGCCTGCCTATTTTTTGCTTACCCGTTATAAAATTGGTGAGATGTATTTTTTCTTTTATTTTACCATGTTTTTGTTATCTGTTTTTTTGGTGTTATTATGGAATTCAGAATCAACTAAACATTATTTAATTCTTCATAATATTTTAAAATTTATTATTTTTTCTGGCGTGTTTAGTGTATTGTTAATCGATGTTGATTTAGTTTTAAATCGTCTTTTTTAA